The following coding sequences are from one Paenibacillus sp. JDR-2 window:
- a CDS encoding pentapeptide repeat-containing protein yields the protein MIPDRKHLRGDCDNCFGLCCVALPFAVSADFAIDKQSGQPCRNLQNDYRCGIHTKLRQQGFRGCTVYDCFGAGQKLSQHTFGGRSWREDPQTAKLMVEAFPVMWHLQELLWYLAEAHENPAAKPLQSELHAAWKETERLTGLDAEALLKLDFAAHRAEVNTLLLKTSELVRAKAPNAKTDARRKRTIGRGADLMGAKLQNADLRGANLRGSYLIAADLRGADLRHADLIGADMRDTDLSGADLSESLFLTQVQLQAAKGNADTKLPPALSRPAHWTSKKPATS from the coding sequence ATGATCCCTGACCGCAAACACCTTCGCGGGGATTGCGACAATTGCTTTGGGTTATGTTGCGTTGCGCTCCCTTTTGCCGTTTCGGCGGACTTTGCCATAGATAAACAAAGCGGACAACCCTGCCGTAATCTGCAGAACGATTACCGCTGCGGCATTCATACCAAGCTTCGGCAGCAGGGCTTTCGCGGCTGTACGGTGTACGACTGCTTTGGCGCCGGACAAAAGCTGTCGCAGCATACCTTCGGCGGACGCAGCTGGCGGGAAGATCCGCAGACAGCAAAGCTTATGGTTGAAGCTTTTCCCGTAATGTGGCATTTGCAGGAGCTTCTCTGGTATTTAGCCGAAGCGCATGAGAATCCAGCGGCCAAGCCGCTCCAATCGGAGTTGCATGCCGCTTGGAAAGAGACGGAACGCCTCACCGGCTTGGATGCGGAAGCCTTGCTCAAGCTGGACTTTGCCGCTCATCGGGCCGAGGTGAATACCCTGCTGCTGAAGACAAGCGAGCTCGTACGGGCTAAAGCGCCAAATGCCAAGACCGATGCCCGAAGAAAAAGAACGATTGGACGCGGCGCCGACCTTATGGGCGCCAAGCTGCAGAACGCCGATCTTCGCGGCGCTAATTTGCGCGGATCTTATCTCATCGCGGCCGATCTCCGCGGTGCCGACCTTCGCCATGCCGATCTGATCGGCGCCGATATGCGGGATACCGACTTGAGCGGAGCAGACTTAAGCGAAAGCCTGTTCCTCACCCAAGTCCAGCTCCAAGCGGCAAAGGGCAATGCGGACACCAAGCTTCCGCCCGCACTTAGCCGTCCCGCGCATTGGACCAGCAAAAAGCCGGCCACGTCCTAA
- a CDS encoding tyrosine-protein phosphatase produces the protein MTTNQFERIVPMERVLNFRDMGGYKTNDGREVKPGLIFRSADLSAMTEKDIALLRELNITAIFDYRDDHESEKQPDPAIPSVKNIRVPAINNPAMTSADFEKDMVKLMDQMSLEQMTKMYGVMPLNNPSFKALIQLFEEQEGAAFLHHCMGGRDRTGVGAALILTTLGVDRGTIIADYLISNETLAPMNDQLRERMKPHLPEEKIEELMEKMRLREEFLVAVFNAIEESYGTFEAYLEQEFGINAERRAKLQSHYLA, from the coding sequence ATGACAACTAATCAATTCGAACGTATCGTTCCGATGGAGCGCGTACTTAATTTCCGCGATATGGGCGGCTATAAAACAAACGACGGACGCGAAGTAAAGCCTGGCCTGATCTTCCGTTCGGCAGACTTATCCGCAATGACGGAGAAGGATATCGCTCTTTTGCGGGAGCTGAACATCACGGCTATCTTCGATTACCGCGACGACCATGAATCGGAGAAGCAGCCGGACCCGGCTATCCCTTCGGTTAAGAACATCCGCGTGCCGGCGATTAATAATCCGGCCATGACCTCCGCCGATTTCGAGAAGGATATGGTTAAGCTGATGGACCAAATGTCGCTCGAGCAAATGACTAAGATGTACGGCGTAATGCCGCTGAATAACCCTTCGTTCAAAGCGCTGATTCAGCTGTTCGAAGAGCAGGAAGGCGCAGCTTTCCTTCATCACTGCATGGGCGGCCGCGACCGTACCGGCGTTGGCGCAGCTTTGATCCTTACGACGCTTGGCGTGGACCGCGGGACGATTATCGCGGACTATCTGATCTCCAACGAGACGCTGGCTCCAATGAACGATCAACTGAGAGAACGTATGAAGCCGCATCTCCCCGAGGAGAAGATCGAAGAATTGATGGAGAAAATGCGCCTCCGCGAGGAATTCCTCGTTGCGGTATTTAACGCAATCGAAGAAAGCTACGGCACCTTCGAAGCCTACCTCGAGCAGGAGTTCGGCATCAACGCCGAGCGCCGGGCGAAGCTTCAGAGCCACTATCTGGCATAG
- a CDS encoding phosphotransferase has translation MTNQPMAVSSVLAPDYLMSCLSGQYELGQWTQCVYWLRGLNDTYRVQTEKGTYILRIYRQEVGEREAAYEMALLGQLEDLLTGTEASIASPVMKAGGTRYSVIAAPEGERIAVLFEYVEGIENRLQDEESCYAFGQSAAQLHLAMDQVRLELPRRELDADFLVEESLQLIIRHIGKDHPAAGFLREYANALKDRVASAAAAGLDWGICHGDMHGNNNAVETDGRYTHFDFEWSAPGWRAYDLAQVRNRKRQSAESKEQLWQALLAGYRSVRSFSEKDEQAVELFMLVRRFWIMSLDVHFVPTQSGALDYGEDWLNEFLEEFRSAGLVQHTSQT, from the coding sequence ATGACTAATCAGCCGATGGCTGTCAGCTCGGTGCTGGCGCCTGACTATTTAATGAGCTGCCTTAGCGGGCAATATGAGCTTGGCCAATGGACGCAATGCGTGTATTGGCTTCGCGGCTTAAACGATACCTACCGCGTGCAAACCGAAAAAGGAACCTATATATTAAGAATCTACCGGCAGGAGGTCGGAGAGAGAGAAGCCGCGTATGAGATGGCGCTTCTTGGTCAATTGGAAGACCTGCTGACAGGAACGGAAGCTTCAATAGCATCCCCGGTTATGAAGGCGGGTGGCACCCGCTACTCGGTTATTGCCGCACCGGAAGGGGAGCGGATCGCCGTTCTTTTCGAATATGTGGAGGGAATTGAGAACCGGCTGCAGGACGAAGAGAGCTGTTACGCGTTTGGGCAGTCGGCCGCACAGCTCCATCTAGCGATGGATCAGGTCCGGCTTGAGCTTCCGCGCCGGGAGCTGGATGCGGATTTTTTGGTGGAGGAATCCTTGCAGCTCATTATTCGCCATATTGGCAAGGACCATCCGGCGGCGGGTTTTCTCCGCGAGTATGCCAATGCTTTGAAGGATAGAGTTGCTTCCGCCGCCGCGGCGGGGCTCGATTGGGGCATCTGCCACGGCGATATGCATGGCAACAATAATGCCGTTGAGACGGACGGGCGATACACCCATTTTGACTTTGAGTGGTCGGCACCCGGCTGGCGGGCTTACGATCTTGCCCAGGTCCGCAACAGAAAGCGGCAATCCGCCGAGAGCAAGGAGCAGCTATGGCAGGCATTACTGGCCGGATATCGCAGCGTAAGGTCCTTTTCGGAAAAGGATGAGCAGGCGGTGGAGCTGTTTATGCTTGTCCGGCGTTTTTGGATTATGAGTCTTGATGTCCATTTCGTCCCGACCCAGTCCGGCGCGCTTGATTACGGCGAGGACTGGCTGAACGAATTCCTGGAGGAATTCCGCTCGGCAGGATTGGTTCAGCATACTTCGCAAACATAA
- the phnE gene encoding phosphonate ABC transporter, permease protein PhnE: protein MQTAAAVKQKKLKRNVSLAFFAAAVVFSLWYIKFSFSEFVSGIPIFLRFLFTDFLPPKASDLPSYLQPVLDTLAYGVVATVLASIIGLLFGFLMARQTTPHPAIRTVLRGFISLLRNIPFLVWASILVVIFGVGSMPGIFSLILFGSGFLARVYAEAIEEIDNHATEALDAMGAGYLQKIKHAIIPAFIPGYISWTLFMFELSIRASSILGLVGAGGIGSQIKLTMDLFQYNRTSTVICILIVLILVIEFMTKRIRERVI from the coding sequence ATGCAAACTGCAGCTGCGGTGAAGCAAAAAAAGCTCAAGCGGAATGTTTCGCTCGCTTTTTTTGCGGCCGCTGTCGTGTTCTCGCTCTGGTACATTAAATTCAGCTTTTCGGAGTTTGTCAGCGGTATTCCGATCTTCTTGCGCTTCTTGTTCACCGACTTCCTGCCGCCGAAGGCATCGGACTTACCGTCTTATCTGCAACCTGTGCTGGATACGCTGGCTTACGGTGTAGTGGCAACGGTGCTGGCATCGATCATTGGACTTCTTTTCGGCTTCCTGATGGCCCGCCAAACAACTCCGCATCCCGCAATCCGGACGGTGCTCCGCGGCTTTATCTCCTTGCTGCGCAACATTCCGTTCCTGGTATGGGCATCGATTCTTGTTGTTATTTTCGGCGTCGGCAGCATGCCGGGCATCTTCTCCCTGATCCTGTTCGGCAGCGGCTTCCTTGCCCGCGTCTACGCGGAAGCGATTGAGGAGATCGACAATCATGCGACTGAAGCTCTTGATGCCATGGGGGCAGGCTACCTTCAAAAAATTAAGCATGCCATTATTCCCGCTTTTATTCCCGGCTATATTTCGTGGACCTTGTTCATGTTTGAACTCAGCATCCGGGCGTCCTCCATCCTCGGCCTGGTTGGTGCCGGCGGAATTGGTTCGCAAATCAAATTAACGATGGACCTGTTCCAATACAACCGGACCTCCACCGTGATTTGCATTCTAATCGTCTTGATTCTGGTCATCGAGTTCATGACGAAACGGATAAGGGAGCGAGTAATTTGA
- a CDS encoding GntR family transcriptional regulator, whose amino-acid sequence MSLIQKAYAYIRERILQGEFMPGALLSEVELAEQLGMSRTPVRSAMSQLESQGYVSAIQNRGIFVKEVSLKEILDMMEVQHAFQRMSLKAIMESGEKPDLNAMQAHLDGQIEATERVDYFSYLQHFYKFNRCLIEASRNTVVLQMFDALQDKMLRFSIVGYKKTPHIPHFSASKISRSILDHLIAGEYEEIREIMDRILIQGKKRMIELNLMKI is encoded by the coding sequence ATGTCGCTTATTCAGAAGGCTTACGCGTATATAAGAGAACGGATTTTGCAGGGCGAATTCATGCCGGGCGCGTTGCTCTCCGAGGTTGAGCTGGCTGAGCAATTAGGCATGAGCCGTACTCCGGTAAGATCCGCGATGTCCCAGCTGGAGTCGCAGGGCTATGTCAGCGCGATTCAGAATCGGGGAATATTTGTGAAAGAAGTCTCGTTAAAGGAAATACTAGATATGATGGAAGTCCAGCACGCCTTTCAGCGAATGAGCTTGAAGGCCATTATGGAGAGCGGAGAGAAGCCTGACCTGAACGCGATGCAGGCGCACTTGGACGGGCAGATTGAAGCGACGGAACGCGTTGATTATTTCAGCTACCTACAGCACTTCTATAAATTTAACCGCTGCTTAATCGAAGCTTCGCGCAATACGGTTGTGCTTCAGATGTTTGATGCGCTGCAGGATAAGATGCTGCGGTTCTCTATAGTCGGCTACAAGAAAACGCCGCATATTCCGCATTTCTCGGCCAGCAAGATCAGCAGAAGTATTCTCGATCACCTGATTGCGGGAGAGTACGAGGAAATCCGCGAGATTATGGACCGAATATTGATTCAGGGCAAGAAACGTATGATTGAATTAAATTTGATGAAGATTTAA
- a CDS encoding PhnE/PtxC family ABC transporter permease: protein MKKIRIGHKATQRQQRWFIGIMLLLFIPCFFYLKLDLNQFKQGLHQIPHIASMMMQMSFSEFPALMDGLLTSLIIAFLTVVISVVISFFLAFVIATNTAPIPFLAKLIRAIIVIVRTIPVTVWVLLAVASIGFGSMAGVLGLIFPTVAFLTRVFSDQIDEAGKDIIEAVKAVGGGWWNLVFNGVTPQLMTAFLASIAFNFEITVAETVILGIVGAGGIGVLLQEYISFYDFKPLTLGILIVFITLFLLEMTTNLIRHSLSGRSHK, encoded by the coding sequence TTGAAGAAAATCCGGATTGGCCACAAAGCAACGCAGCGCCAGCAGCGCTGGTTCATTGGCATTATGCTGCTGCTGTTCATCCCTTGCTTTTTCTATTTAAAGCTTGACCTGAATCAATTCAAACAAGGCTTGCATCAGATCCCGCATATCGCCAGCATGATGATGCAAATGTCCTTTTCGGAATTCCCGGCCTTAATGGACGGGCTCCTTACCTCGCTTATCATAGCGTTTTTAACGGTGGTCATTAGCGTTGTCATCTCGTTCTTTCTTGCTTTCGTTATTGCAACCAACACGGCGCCTATTCCGTTTCTTGCGAAGCTCATCCGGGCAATTATCGTTATCGTCCGGACAATCCCCGTTACGGTCTGGGTACTGCTTGCCGTTGCGAGCATCGGCTTTGGCTCGATGGCCGGCGTGCTTGGACTGATTTTCCCTACTGTCGCCTTTTTGACGCGCGTCTTCTCGGATCAGATCGATGAGGCCGGCAAAGACATTATCGAAGCCGTAAAAGCAGTCGGCGGCGGCTGGTGGAATCTTGTATTTAACGGCGTAACCCCGCAGCTGATGACGGCCTTTTTGGCCAGCATCGCCTTCAACTTCGAAATTACCGTTGCGGAAACCGTCATTCTCGGGATTGTAGGTGCCGGGGGGATTGGTGTCCTGCTGCAGGAATATATAAGCTTTTATGACTTCAAGCCGCTGACGCTTGGCATTCTCATTGTCTTTATTACGTTGTTCTTACTGGAAATGACGACTAACCTCATTCGCCATAGCTTATCGGGACGCAGCCACAAATAG
- a CDS encoding SDR family oxidoreductase — protein sequence MNKTILITGTSSGLGKLTAIHFAKLGWNVAATMRTPENETELTQYSNVKLFKLDVTDVEQVRTAVADAIEAFGRIDVVVNNAGVGAYGALELAKEETIDWQFGVNVRGPINVIRAMLPHFRANKSGMFITISSFMGVTTAVPTGSLYNMSKFALEGLIEGLYYELKPLGIELRLVEQGGSSGNNFVNKIAWGQSGEITDYDEITAKVKAMMGSRAVDELDDPQTIADAIARLALGESKQFRTLVGEAAHQLTDMRKSMPIEKYLEQIAAQYQ from the coding sequence ATGAATAAAACGATCTTGATTACAGGAACAAGCAGCGGATTAGGCAAGCTGACAGCGATCCATTTCGCTAAGCTGGGATGGAATGTGGCGGCAACGATGCGCACGCCGGAGAACGAGACGGAGCTGACGCAGTACAGCAACGTGAAGCTGTTTAAGCTGGACGTAACGGATGTGGAGCAGGTACGGACTGCGGTAGCCGATGCGATTGAAGCTTTTGGACGGATTGACGTTGTGGTCAACAATGCGGGCGTTGGCGCTTATGGAGCCTTGGAGCTGGCGAAGGAAGAGACGATCGACTGGCAGTTCGGCGTTAACGTGCGCGGACCCATTAACGTTATTCGTGCGATGCTGCCTCATTTTCGCGCGAATAAATCGGGGATGTTTATTACAATCAGCTCGTTTATGGGCGTGACAACAGCCGTACCGACCGGTTCTTTATATAACATGTCCAAGTTTGCCCTGGAAGGATTAATCGAAGGCTTGTATTACGAGCTGAAGCCGCTTGGGATTGAGCTGAGACTGGTGGAGCAGGGCGGTTCGTCGGGCAATAACTTCGTGAACAAGATCGCCTGGGGTCAAAGCGGGGAGATTACCGATTATGACGAGATTACCGCAAAGGTAAAAGCGATGATGGGCAGCCGTGCCGTAGACGAATTAGACGATCCGCAAACGATTGCAGATGCAATCGCTCGCTTGGCCTTGGGAGAGAGCAAGCAGTTCCGCACGCTGGTGGGAGAAGCTGCCCATCAATTGACGGATATGAGAAAATCGATGCCGATTGAGAAGTATTTGGAACAAATCGCAGCGCAGTATCAATAA
- the phnC gene encoding phosphonate ABC transporter ATP-binding protein, whose product MKPMLQINNLKKRYGSSTLALNGIDLEVYPNEFIAVIGPSGAGKSTLLRCINRLIDPTEGSISFQGQEIVGAGKKQLRQIRSHIGMIFQHYNLVDRLSVLENVLHGRLGQMSAFNGVFSRYSEADKLQAITLLEKLGLAEQVYKRADELSGGQKQRVGICRALAQKPSLILADEPIASLDPNSSKIVMDSLHTNCMEQGIACLVNLHQVEVAKQYATRIVGIKGGKVVFDGKPEELTERMTQHIYEGKEHQMFQQHNAMQAV is encoded by the coding sequence ATGAAACCAATGCTTCAAATCAACAACTTAAAAAAACGATACGGCTCCAGCACCTTAGCCTTAAACGGCATTGATCTGGAAGTATATCCAAATGAATTCATCGCGGTTATCGGCCCAAGCGGCGCCGGCAAGTCTACTTTGCTCCGCTGCATTAACCGCCTGATTGATCCTACGGAAGGATCGATTTCGTTCCAAGGTCAGGAGATCGTTGGCGCCGGCAAAAAACAGCTCCGCCAGATCCGCTCCCATATCGGGATGATCTTTCAGCATTACAACCTGGTTGACCGGCTAAGCGTTCTGGAAAACGTGCTGCATGGTCGCCTTGGTCAAATGAGTGCTTTTAACGGCGTATTCAGCCGTTACTCGGAAGCAGATAAGCTTCAGGCTATTACTCTCCTTGAGAAGCTTGGCCTTGCGGAGCAGGTGTACAAACGCGCTGACGAATTGTCCGGCGGCCAGAAGCAGCGGGTTGGCATTTGCCGCGCGCTGGCCCAGAAGCCTTCGCTTATTCTGGCCGATGAGCCAATCGCATCCCTTGACCCGAACTCCTCCAAGATTGTCATGGATTCGCTTCATACGAACTGCATGGAACAGGGAATTGCTTGTCTCGTTAACCTGCATCAGGTTGAAGTCGCCAAGCAATACGCAACCCGCATCGTGGGGATCAAAGGCGGCAAGGTGGTCTTCGACGGCAAGCCGGAGGAGCTGACCGAGCGTATGACCCAGCATATTTATGAAGGCAAAGAGCATCAAATGTTTCAGCAGCACAATGCCATGCAAGCCGTCTAA
- a CDS encoding phosphate/phosphite/phosphonate ABC transporter substrate-binding protein encodes MKKAVLIMTLFVVALTLLAGCSTSKDGAPKKFVIAYLPGENSDQAQKLNGDFEKKLSEKLGIPVESYKATSYNAAIEAMKNGKADYALFGPFSYIVAVDRANVEPVAEISIPAMANQPASVILVKKDSPIQTLADLKGKTFGYVDPVSTTGHLLPKSILVDQLGITPDEVEKGFFKDVQFAGGHDKAILGLLRGQYDAIGTAAMMPAMLEAKGIIEKDSYRVIGQSQSLPGTALGIRKDLPEDLKAKVKEFLLSYDNPEYLEGIVGSKDAKFIEAKDSDFDGLRDIAKKLNLSPDDLLK; translated from the coding sequence ATGAAAAAAGCCGTACTGATTATGACTTTGTTCGTCGTCGCGCTTACGCTGCTTGCCGGCTGCTCGACCAGCAAGGACGGAGCGCCCAAGAAATTCGTTATCGCGTACCTGCCGGGCGAAAACTCCGATCAAGCCCAGAAGCTTAATGGCGACTTCGAAAAGAAACTATCCGAAAAGCTTGGCATCCCGGTTGAATCTTATAAAGCAACAAGCTACAACGCAGCGATTGAAGCAATGAAAAACGGCAAAGCCGACTACGCTTTGTTTGGACCTTTCTCCTATATCGTAGCGGTTGACCGTGCGAACGTAGAACCGGTCGCGGAGATCTCCATTCCCGCAATGGCAAACCAGCCGGCATCCGTTATTCTCGTTAAAAAAGATTCCCCGATCCAAACGCTTGCCGACCTGAAGGGCAAAACGTTTGGTTATGTAGATCCGGTATCGACAACCGGCCATTTGCTGCCGAAATCCATTCTCGTAGATCAGCTTGGCATTACTCCTGACGAGGTTGAAAAAGGCTTCTTCAAGGATGTTCAATTCGCAGGCGGACACGACAAAGCGATTCTCGGTCTGCTCCGCGGACAATATGACGCAATCGGCACGGCAGCCATGATGCCGGCTATGCTTGAGGCAAAAGGCATTATCGAAAAGGATTCCTATCGCGTCATCGGCCAGTCCCAATCGCTCCCGGGCACGGCACTTGGCATCCGCAAAGACCTGCCGGAGGATCTGAAAGCAAAAGTAAAAGAATTCCTTCTCTCCTATGACAATCCGGAATACCTGGAAGGCATCGTAGGCTCGAAAGACGCGAAATTCATTGAAGCAAAAGACAGCGACTTCGACGGTCTGCGCGACATTGCGAAAAAATTGAACCTTAGCCCGGACGATCTTTTGAAATAA